A genomic segment from Hyalangium gracile encodes:
- a CDS encoding LolA family protein produces MLIETFLVSLLTAQTAPAAPPAQKPAVAAESKPAPAAEKKETKPATAAAPEAKPATPAAPKGSVAPEVKALVERMQAFYEKTEDFKAAFKQDYKYKTFRRTQTSTGTVTYKKPGLMRWEYEKPSTRTFVLAGSKVYAYDPEAQSLSVASVDTSKLSASVTFLFGQGRLADEFNIKQGTCADCKGTLMVLDPVSPDPRFRQVRLEVDPKTAQVLKSTVVDPDGSENAIAFLDLKTNVGIAADSFKINPPEGTRVDDFTKQKK; encoded by the coding sequence ATGCTCATCGAGACCTTCCTCGTGTCCCTGCTGACCGCGCAGACGGCGCCCGCGGCGCCTCCGGCCCAGAAGCCCGCGGTGGCCGCCGAGTCCAAGCCCGCGCCGGCCGCCGAGAAGAAGGAGACGAAGCCCGCCACCGCCGCTGCTCCCGAGGCGAAGCCGGCGACTCCCGCGGCGCCCAAGGGGAGCGTGGCTCCGGAGGTGAAGGCGCTGGTGGAGCGGATGCAGGCCTTCTACGAGAAGACCGAGGACTTCAAGGCGGCATTCAAGCAGGACTACAAGTACAAGACCTTCCGCCGGACGCAGACCTCGACGGGGACGGTGACGTACAAGAAGCCGGGCCTGATGCGGTGGGAGTACGAGAAGCCCTCGACGCGCACCTTCGTGCTGGCGGGGAGCAAGGTGTACGCGTACGACCCGGAGGCGCAGAGCCTCTCGGTGGCGAGCGTGGACACCAGCAAGCTGTCCGCGTCGGTGACGTTCCTCTTCGGCCAGGGCCGGCTGGCGGACGAGTTCAACATCAAGCAGGGCACGTGCGCTGACTGCAAGGGCACGCTGATGGTGCTCGACCCGGTGAGCCCGGACCCGCGCTTCAGGCAGGTGCGCCTGGAGGTGGACCCCAAGACGGCTCAGGTCCTCAAGAGCACCGTGGTGGACCCGGACGGTAGCGAGAACGCGATTGCCTTCCTGGACCTGAAGACGAACGTGGGCATCGCGGCGGACAGCTTCAAGATCAACCCGCCCGAGGGCACGCGCGTCGACGACTTCACCAAGCAGAAGAAGTAA
- a CDS encoding protein kinase domain-containing protein, with product MEDERNSPEMNAAEDDDPLLGTQLGSFRLVRRLGRGGMGTVYLGEHVSIGSRMAVKVLHEHLAAYPELVQRFHAEARAVNLIGHENIVSIFDLNAAPPRPYLIMEYLEGVPLSSMVGVPVRAEIWVPVLAQACEALHAAHQRGIVHRDLKPDNIFLVQRAKGAPPFVKVLDFGIAKLIDGAGPQTQAGIIVGTPEYMSPEQSRSLRLDGRADVYSLGVIAYQLATGQLPFTEEGTAAQLVAHQTLPPPPPRSIYGGVSPPIEAVILRALAKSLADRYENALALKAALEAALVEELKGGPYAEPPVPAYVPAPVAAPPPPVAAPAPVAAPAPPVAGPVHAPPPVPGVGRDTPSRRNARAVELSARVVLRPGAAPERLVCSDIARGGLFLRTQGELPQLFSRIQVTLELSRGPLTSTCEVVRLVTPEQARLWGMAPGFGVQFLEPPPDFKAAVAQLLKGGTGNTPMAVPGPSGDAEANALLEGYRTNLQKDHYSLLSLPLDASFETVRSRLRAVLAELEGLRGRPLSNAQRSLLESVLTRVRDAGETLTNVTRRAMYDALLGNFRGVESCLSAGLTVTQLEGLRRDFLLRRPTAAGTARVHILTGNAFEKNGQLARAVEAYERGLAVDPLDLALLQRYRAVRRTLAQRT from the coding sequence GGACCGTGTACCTCGGGGAGCACGTCTCCATCGGCAGCCGCATGGCGGTGAAGGTGCTCCACGAGCACCTGGCCGCCTATCCGGAACTCGTCCAGCGCTTCCACGCCGAGGCGCGGGCGGTGAACCTGATCGGCCACGAGAACATCGTCAGCATCTTCGATCTGAACGCCGCGCCCCCGCGCCCCTACCTCATCATGGAGTACCTGGAGGGGGTGCCCCTGTCCTCGATGGTGGGGGTGCCGGTGCGGGCGGAGATATGGGTGCCCGTGCTGGCGCAGGCCTGCGAGGCGCTGCACGCCGCCCACCAGCGAGGCATCGTCCACCGCGATCTGAAGCCGGACAACATCTTCCTGGTCCAGCGGGCCAAGGGGGCGCCGCCCTTCGTGAAGGTGCTGGACTTCGGCATCGCCAAGCTCATCGACGGGGCGGGGCCGCAGACGCAGGCGGGCATCATCGTGGGCACGCCCGAGTACATGAGCCCCGAGCAGTCCCGGAGCCTGCGGCTGGATGGGCGCGCGGACGTCTATTCACTGGGAGTGATTGCCTACCAGCTGGCCACGGGGCAGCTGCCCTTCACCGAGGAAGGCACCGCGGCCCAGCTCGTGGCGCACCAGACGCTGCCGCCTCCGCCGCCCCGTTCCATCTATGGAGGGGTATCTCCGCCCATCGAGGCGGTGATCCTGCGCGCGCTCGCCAAGTCCCTGGCGGACCGCTACGAGAATGCGCTGGCCTTGAAGGCCGCCCTGGAGGCGGCGCTGGTGGAGGAGCTCAAGGGCGGGCCGTACGCCGAGCCTCCCGTGCCGGCCTATGTTCCCGCGCCCGTGGCCGCGCCTCCGCCGCCTGTGGCCGCGCCCGCGCCTGTGGCCGCGCCTGCGCCTCCGGTGGCTGGACCGGTCCATGCGCCTCCTCCGGTACCGGGAGTGGGGCGCGACACGCCCTCGCGTCGCAACGCACGAGCCGTGGAGCTCTCGGCCCGGGTGGTGCTGCGGCCGGGGGCGGCGCCGGAGCGGCTCGTGTGCTCGGACATCGCCCGGGGTGGGCTGTTCCTCCGCACGCAGGGCGAGCTGCCTCAGCTCTTCTCGCGGATCCAGGTCACTCTGGAGCTGTCGCGCGGGCCGCTGACGTCCACCTGCGAGGTGGTGCGCCTGGTGACGCCCGAGCAGGCCCGGCTCTGGGGCATGGCCCCGGGCTTTGGCGTGCAGTTCCTGGAGCCTCCACCGGACTTCAAGGCGGCCGTGGCGCAGCTCCTCAAGGGCGGCACGGGCAACACGCCGATGGCGGTGCCCGGGCCCTCGGGGGACGCGGAGGCCAACGCCCTGCTGGAGGGCTACCGGACCAACCTCCAGAAGGACCATTACTCGCTGCTCTCGCTCCCGCTGGACGCGAGCTTCGAGACCGTCCGGTCGCGGCTGCGGGCGGTGCTGGCGGAGCTGGAGGGGCTGCGGGGGCGCCCGCTCTCCAACGCTCAGCGCTCGCTGCTGGAGTCGGTGCTCACCCGAGTCCGGGATGCGGGGGAGACGCTGACGAACGTCACGCGCCGGGCGATGTACGACGCGCTGCTGGGCAACTTCCGGGGCGTGGAGAGCTGCCTGAGCGCGGGCCTCACGGTGACGCAGCTCGAGGGGCTGCGCCGGGACTTCCTCCTGCGGCGCCCGACGGCGGCGGGGACGGCGCGCGTCCACATCCTTACGGGCAATGCCTTCGAGAAGAACGGCCAGCTGGCCCGGGCCGTGGAGGCCTACGAGCGGGGGCTGGCCGTGGATCCGCTGGATCTCGCGCTCCTGCAGCGGTACCGCGCGGTGCGCCGGACGCTGGCTCAGCGCACCTGA
- the rpmA gene encoding 50S ribosomal protein L27, with product MAHKKGQGSSRNGRDSNAQRRGVKVFGGEEVSAGSILVRQLGTVIHPGTNVKLGRDFTLYSTVDGVVKYERLGRDRKKVSVYPAQASA from the coding sequence ATGGCTCATAAAAAGGGACAGGGTTCGTCTCGGAACGGTCGCGACTCGAACGCGCAGCGCCGCGGAGTGAAGGTGTTCGGCGGCGAAGAGGTGTCGGCGGGGAGCATCCTCGTGCGGCAGCTCGGCACGGTCATCCATCCGGGCACCAACGTGAAGCTGGGGCGTGACTTCACGCTCTATTCCACGGTGGACGGGGTGGTGAAGTACGAGCGGCTCGGGCGCGACCGGAAGAAGGTCTCGGTCTACCCGGCCCAGGCGAGCGCCTAG
- a CDS encoding TrmH family RNA methyltransferase, translating to MSGGGPRYEPFEQKPVEPESLLLEVRKEKIDRVVEQRTRTFTVVLDRLEDSFNMAAVLRTCEAMGVQEVHVVINPDAPFLPNSRVAQGCDKWLDVKLYKSFAECREHLKGRGFSLYASAIREGATSLYSLKFDSKMAIIFGNERFGVSEEVLAGVDGTFWIPMRGFSQSINISAAASACVSRAIAWREEHLGKVGDLTAEEAQALRERFYVLAVKQRKRIFKGKQP from the coding sequence ATGAGTGGAGGCGGCCCTCGCTACGAGCCCTTCGAGCAGAAGCCGGTCGAGCCGGAGTCGCTGCTGCTCGAGGTGCGCAAGGAGAAGATCGACCGCGTGGTGGAGCAGCGGACGCGGACCTTCACGGTGGTGCTGGACCGGCTGGAGGACAGCTTCAACATGGCGGCGGTGCTGCGCACCTGCGAGGCCATGGGCGTGCAGGAGGTGCACGTCGTCATCAACCCGGACGCGCCCTTCCTGCCAAACTCGAGGGTGGCGCAGGGCTGTGACAAGTGGCTGGACGTGAAGCTGTACAAGAGCTTCGCCGAGTGCCGGGAGCACCTGAAGGGGCGTGGCTTCTCGCTGTACGCCTCGGCCATCCGGGAGGGGGCTACGAGCCTCTACTCGCTGAAGTTCGACTCGAAGATGGCGATCATCTTCGGCAACGAGCGCTTCGGGGTGAGCGAGGAGGTGCTGGCGGGGGTGGACGGGACGTTCTGGATCCCCATGCGCGGCTTCAGCCAGAGCATCAACATCTCGGCGGCGGCCTCGGCGTGCGTGAGCCGGGCGATTGCCTGGCGGGAGGAGCACCTGGGGAAGGTCGGAGACCTGACGGCCGAGGAGGCGCAAGCCCTCCGCGAGCGCTTCTATGTGCTGGCTGTCAAGCAAAGGAAGCGGATTTTCAAGGGAAAGCAGCCGTGA
- the obgE gene encoding GTPase ObgE, with product MKFVDEVRIFVKAGDGGNGAVAFRREKFIERGGPSGGDGGNGGSVVFVADPQLTTLLDFRYQQHHRARNGENGMGSDCNGRASEDLVLKVPAGTLIRDANSGELLADLSDPGQRFVAAQGGRGGLGNMNFATSTRQTPRFAQDGTKGEERTLILELKLLADVGLLGFPNAGKSTLISRVSRARPKIADYPFTTLVPNLGMVQYKDNLSFVMADIPGLIEGASEGVGLGHQFLRHVERCKVLIHLIDMGAEGEGRDPLKDFDILNRELEKYSEELSKKPQVVAANKLDLTHGREKLEAFTTALRKRGLAVFPVSCATGEGLQALLDVTAEVLFTGRSDKLHVEPPEKPARKAAPPKKAAAAVKAPAKKAPAKKAAARKVPLKKPATKKAAAKKAAAKKVAAKKAPARKKSGAGLKAPARAGAKAATKKVARAKGRRS from the coding sequence ATGAAATTCGTCGACGAGGTTCGCATCTTCGTGAAGGCCGGTGACGGCGGCAACGGCGCGGTTGCCTTCCGCCGGGAGAAGTTCATCGAGCGCGGCGGCCCCAGCGGAGGGGACGGCGGGAACGGGGGCTCGGTGGTGTTCGTGGCGGATCCGCAGCTCACCACGCTCCTGGACTTCCGCTACCAGCAGCACCACCGCGCGAGGAACGGCGAGAACGGGATGGGGAGCGACTGCAACGGTCGCGCCTCGGAGGACCTGGTCCTCAAGGTGCCGGCGGGCACGCTGATCCGGGACGCGAACTCGGGCGAGCTGCTGGCGGACCTGAGCGATCCGGGCCAGCGCTTCGTGGCGGCGCAGGGTGGGCGCGGAGGGTTGGGGAACATGAACTTCGCCACCTCCACGCGGCAGACGCCGCGCTTCGCCCAGGACGGGACGAAGGGCGAGGAGCGCACGCTGATCCTGGAGCTGAAGCTGCTGGCGGACGTGGGGCTGCTGGGCTTCCCGAACGCGGGCAAGAGCACGCTGATCTCTCGGGTGAGCCGGGCGCGGCCGAAGATCGCGGACTACCCGTTCACCACGCTGGTGCCGAACCTGGGCATGGTCCAGTACAAGGACAACCTGTCCTTCGTGATGGCGGACATCCCCGGGCTGATCGAGGGAGCCAGCGAGGGCGTGGGATTGGGGCACCAGTTCCTGCGGCACGTGGAGCGGTGCAAGGTGCTGATCCACCTCATCGACATGGGGGCGGAGGGCGAGGGCCGCGATCCGCTGAAGGACTTCGACATCCTCAACCGCGAGCTGGAGAAGTACAGCGAGGAGCTGTCGAAGAAGCCGCAGGTGGTGGCGGCGAACAAGCTGGACCTGACCCACGGGCGGGAGAAGCTGGAGGCGTTCACGACGGCCCTGCGCAAGCGAGGGCTGGCGGTGTTCCCGGTGTCCTGCGCCACGGGTGAGGGCCTCCAGGCGCTGCTGGACGTCACCGCCGAGGTGCTCTTCACGGGCCGGTCGGACAAGCTCCACGTGGAGCCGCCCGAGAAGCCCGCGAGGAAGGCGGCCCCGCCGAAGAAGGCCGCGGCGGCTGTCAAGGCTCCGGCGAAGAAGGCCCCGGCGAAGAAGGCGGCGGCTCGGAAGGTGCCGCTGAAGAAGCCGGCGACGAAGAAGGCGGCAGCGAAGAAGGCGGCGGCGAAGAAGGTGGCCGCGAAGAAGGCTCCGGCGAGGAAGAAGTCGGGGGCGGGCCTGAAGGCGCCGGCACGAGCGGGGGCGAAGGCGGCGACGAAGAAGGTGGCCCGCGCGAAGGGGCGGAGGTCGTAG
- the rplU gene encoding 50S ribosomal protein L21: MYAVIRTGGKQYRVAEGDVLRIEKVAGDVGTEVTFNDVLMLGGSDSPKIGQPTVGGAKVVGKILAQDKHRRVLHFRKEKEGWTRRRGHRQPYTEVKVTSISG; the protein is encoded by the coding sequence ATGTACGCAGTCATTCGCACGGGCGGTAAGCAGTACCGCGTTGCCGAGGGTGATGTCCTCCGCATCGAGAAGGTTGCGGGCGATGTTGGCACCGAGGTGACCTTCAACGATGTCCTCATGCTGGGTGGCTCGGACTCCCCGAAGATCGGGCAGCCGACCGTCGGCGGGGCCAAGGTGGTGGGGAAGATCCTCGCGCAGGACAAGCACCGCCGCGTCCTCCACTTCCGCAAGGAGAAGGAGGGCTGGACGCGTCGCCGGGGCCACCGTCAGCCTTACACCGAGGTCAAGGTCACCTCCATCTCCGGCTAA